A region of the Serinicoccus profundi genome:
CTGGCTCGGCCCCGGGGCGATGCGGGCCCTGCACGGCCGCGGCGGCACGGTCTGCCGCCTGCTCACCTCCGGCACGGTCGCGCTGGGTGACGAGGTGATCTGGGACGCATGAGCCAGCCAGCCGCGGGCGGGACGCCCCCGCCCACCACGCCGCACGGCATACCGTGGCGGTGGGGCGTGAGCGAGGCCGAGGTGGCCCGGCACTACGGCTGCGACGACCTGGCCCGGACCGGTGACCTGCGGCTGGCTCGCGGGATCGACGTCGCCGCCGACCCCGAGGTGGTCTTCGCGTGGCTGGGCAACCTGCGGGTCGCGCCCTACAGCTACGACTGGCTCGACAATCTCGGGCGCCGCAGCCCGCGGAGGCTGCGCACAGACCTGCCACCGCTCACTTCCGGGCAGCGGGTGATGACGATCTTCAGCGCGCTGGACGTGGTGCCGGGCCAGGAGCTGACGCTGGGCCTGCGGCAGGGCGCAGGACTGCGGCTGTTCGGTCAGGTGCTGGTGACGTATGCCGTCCGCCCCAACGGCACCGGCTCTCGCCTGCTGGCCGTGCTGCGCCTGCAGCGGGACCGCGGCGGGCGGTTCGCCGACCTGCGCCGGCACGCGCTGGCCTGGGGCGATCTGCTGATGATGGCCAAGCAACTACAGACCCTGCGGGACCTCGCGGAGGAGACCTAGCGCAGGTCGAGCACCGCCGGCGGGTCGCGCCAGATCTCCTG
Encoded here:
- a CDS encoding SRPBCC family protein → MSQPAAGGTPPPTTPHGIPWRWGVSEAEVARHYGCDDLARTGDLRLARGIDVAADPEVVFAWLGNLRVAPYSYDWLDNLGRRSPRRLRTDLPPLTSGQRVMTIFSALDVVPGQELTLGLRQGAGLRLFGQVLVTYAVRPNGTGSRLLAVLRLQRDRGGRFADLRRHALAWGDLLMMAKQLQTLRDLAEET